The following are encoded in a window of Desulfocurvus vexinensis DSM 17965 genomic DNA:
- a CDS encoding response regulator: MTAGPAAPLLLSVEDDPQVRASIVTWLEDSGYRVVEAADGPAGLAAFRAHAPDLVLLDMGLPGLPGMEVLRAMAAESPRTPVVVVSANAAITDAIGAFKAGAWDYVTKPVLNFDVLEQTIRNCLERRALREEVRRVQERHRTLLQSVPVIVFTLGPGADLEFINGTCQAITGYSPQQALAEPGWLLAHTHPDDRAALAQALEAARAGPAGALHTDFRFTHRQGYTLHLRARGLERGADAPGAVAGVIADLTESVFLEKMLVQREKLNTLGAVTAELAHEIRNPLTSLGGFARRLAEAHPDLKEAGIILEQALRLEHLLERITAYAAPVPVRMQRASLTALLTFCLDRLSPALARRRLALRLRLDPALPDVHTDPDLLTETLAAVLSRLAEGMGAQAALTVSTRALAGHARLDLDLDDPALAEAAEAAASGERLLMPFEEGGATLGPALAHRNVKSLGGHLALTPRPRGLTVTVSLPLADAQRQAP, translated from the coding sequence ATGACCGCCGGGCCCGCCGCGCCGCTGCTGTTGTCCGTGGAGGACGACCCCCAGGTGCGCGCCTCCATCGTCACCTGGCTCGAAGACAGCGGCTACCGGGTCGTGGAGGCCGCAGACGGCCCCGCAGGCCTGGCGGCCTTCCGGGCCCACGCGCCGGACCTGGTGCTGCTGGACATGGGCCTGCCCGGGCTCCCGGGCATGGAGGTGCTGCGGGCCATGGCCGCCGAATCGCCCCGGACCCCGGTGGTCGTTGTTTCGGCCAACGCGGCCATCACCGACGCCATCGGCGCCTTCAAGGCCGGAGCCTGGGACTACGTGACCAAGCCCGTCCTGAACTTCGACGTGCTGGAACAGACCATCCGCAACTGCCTGGAGCGCCGGGCCCTGCGCGAGGAGGTCCGCCGCGTCCAGGAGCGCCACCGGACCCTGCTGCAAAGCGTGCCGGTCATCGTCTTCACCCTGGGCCCGGGCGCGGACCTGGAATTCATCAACGGCACCTGCCAGGCCATCACCGGCTACAGCCCGCAGCAGGCCCTGGCCGAGCCCGGCTGGCTGCTGGCCCACACCCACCCCGACGACCGGGCGGCCCTGGCCCAGGCCCTGGAGGCCGCGCGCGCCGGACCGGCGGGGGCCCTGCACACGGACTTCCGCTTCACCCACCGCCAGGGCTACACCCTGCACCTGCGCGCCCGGGGCCTGGAGCGCGGGGCCGACGCACCCGGCGCCGTGGCCGGGGTCATCGCCGACCTCACCGAGTCGGTCTTCCTGGAAAAAATGCTCGTGCAGCGCGAGAAGCTGAACACCCTGGGAGCCGTGACGGCGGAGCTGGCCCACGAAATCCGCAATCCGCTGACCTCCCTGGGCGGCTTCGCCCGCCGCCTGGCCGAGGCGCACCCCGACCTCAAGGAGGCGGGCATCATCCTGGAGCAGGCCCTGCGCCTGGAACACCTGCTGGAACGCATCACGGCCTACGCGGCCCCGGTGCCGGTGCGCATGCAGCGCGCCAGCCTGACGGCCCTGTTGACCTTCTGCCTGGACCGCCTCTCCCCGGCCCTGGCGCGCCGCAGGCTGGCCCTGCGCCTGCGCCTGGACCCCGCCCTGCCCGACGTGCACACCGACCCCGACCTGCTCACCGAGACCCTGGCCGCCGTCCTCTCGCGCCTGGCCGAGGGCATGGGCGCCCAGGCCGCGCTGACCGTTTCCACCCGCGCCCTGGCCGGGCACGCCCGGCTGGACCTGGACCTCGACGACCCCGCCCTGGCCGAAGCCGCCGAGGCCGCCGCCTCGGGCGAGCGCCTGCTGATGCCCTTCGAGGAGGGCGGGGCCACCCTGGGCCCGGCCCTGGCCCACCGCAACGTGAAAAGCCTGGGCGGCCACCTGGCCCTTACCCCGCGCCCCAGGGGCCTGACGGTCACGGTGTCCCTGCCCCTGGCCGACGCGCAGCGCCAAGCCCCCTAG
- a CDS encoding mechanosensitive ion channel family protein — MDDLAQGVAELGRYQEMALTWIAAYGAQLVLAVLIILIGLWVGRRVRSLARAALAHRKVDPLLVEFLGNLVYWAIAVAVLLAAISRIGVDTTSFLAVVGSLGLAIGLAMKDNLSNVSSGVMLILLRPFTLGDYIEVAGVQGTVKSISLTATVLATADNQRILVPNAKVTGEIIRNATANDTRRIDLIVSIGYGDDMARAKAVVAEVLAREPRVLTDPAPQIAVAELADSSVNLVVRPWVRTADYWGTRFDLTEAIKAALDEAGISIPFPQREVHVITRN; from the coding sequence ATGGATGATCTCGCGCAAGGGGTGGCGGAACTCGGCCGCTACCAGGAAATGGCCCTGACCTGGATCGCGGCCTACGGCGCCCAGCTCGTGCTGGCTGTGCTCATCATCCTTATCGGCCTGTGGGTCGGGCGGCGGGTGCGCTCCCTGGCGCGGGCCGCCCTGGCTCACCGCAAGGTGGACCCGCTGCTGGTGGAGTTCCTGGGCAACCTGGTCTACTGGGCCATCGCCGTGGCCGTGCTGCTGGCGGCCATCAGCCGCATCGGCGTGGACACCACCTCGTTCCTGGCCGTGGTCGGCTCCCTGGGCCTGGCCATCGGCCTGGCCATGAAGGACAACCTCTCCAACGTTTCCTCGGGGGTCATGCTCATCCTGCTGCGGCCCTTCACCCTGGGCGACTACATCGAGGTGGCCGGGGTCCAGGGCACGGTGAAGTCCATCAGCCTGACGGCCACCGTGCTGGCCACCGCCGACAACCAGCGCATCCTGGTGCCCAACGCCAAGGTCACCGGCGAGATCATCCGCAACGCCACGGCCAACGACACCCGGCGCATCGACCTCATCGTGAGCATCGGCTACGGCGACGACATGGCCCGGGCCAAGGCCGTGGTGGCCGAGGTCCTGGCGCGCGAGCCCCGCGTGCTCACCGACCCGGCCCCGCAGATCGCCGTGGCCGAGCTGGCCGATTCCAGCGTGAATCTCGTGGTCCGGCCCTGGGTGCGCACGGCGGACTACTGGGGCACGCGCTTCGACCTGACCGAGGCGATCAAGGCCGCCCTGGACGAAGCGGGCATTTCCATCCCCTTCCCCCAGCGCGAGGTGCACGTCATCACCCGCAACTGA
- a CDS encoding MarR family transcriptional regulator has translation MQDQVLKVLEEAGKPLRPGDIAKALGADAKDVSKAIDALKKAGKINSPKRCFYAPA, from the coding sequence ATGCAGGATCAGGTACTGAAAGTTCTGGAAGAGGCGGGCAAGCCCCTGCGCCCCGGCGACATCGCCAAGGCCCTGGGCGCGGATGCCAAGGACGTGTCCAAGGCCATCGACGCCCTGAAAAAGGCCGGAAAGATCAACTCGCCCAAGCGCTGCTTCTACGCCCCGGCCTAG
- a CDS encoding chemotaxis protein CheW translates to MSRPTQFGDGVSDQLQLVTFSIGGEEFGVEILKVQEIVRSMEMTRVPSAPDFVEGVVNLRGRVIPIIDMRKRFGLERKDHDSRTRIIVIDMNGVVTGFVVDSVSEVLRLPRNTIEPPPPVVAGIESDYISGVGKLEDRLLILLDMDSLLSTKEQRLLGQAV, encoded by the coding sequence ATGAGCAGGCCGACCCAGTTCGGCGACGGCGTGAGCGATCAGCTCCAGCTTGTCACCTTTTCCATCGGCGGCGAGGAATTCGGCGTGGAGATCCTGAAGGTCCAGGAGATCGTGCGCTCCATGGAGATGACCCGCGTGCCCAGCGCGCCGGACTTCGTGGAGGGCGTGGTCAACCTGCGCGGCAGGGTCATCCCCATCATCGACATGCGCAAGCGCTTCGGCCTGGAGCGCAAGGACCACGACAGCCGCACGCGGATCATCGTCATCGACATGAACGGCGTGGTCACCGGGTTCGTGGTGGACAGCGTGTCCGAGGTGCTGCGCCTGCCGCGCAACACCATCGAGCCGCCGCCGCCCGTGGTGGCGGGCATCGAGTCCGACTACATCAGCGGCGTGGGCAAGCTGGAGGACCGCCTGCTCATCCTGCTGGACATGGACAGCCTGCTTTCCACCAAGGAACAGCGCCTGCTGGGGCAGGCGGTCTAG
- a CDS encoding recombinase family protein, producing MKNKKPQAYSYIRMSTEIQLKGDSLRRQLEATRTYAQGRGLELDEELTDIGKSGYTQDNLETGALGKFMELVRIGEIPAGSFLIIESLDRLSRAKPLSAFRLFSEIVEHGLTIVTLHDKQEYTEESLNRDHGSLFVSLGSMIRAHEESAIKSERLTRVWREKQRQARENKKPVTSKAPAWLSLSDDKLHYVLMPTRSEVIQQVFDDAISGLGKRRIAIQLNEAGVKPWGKSNGWQPSYIAKILTNPATYGRYQPMTGKHPNRVPLGEPIDGYFPPAINRETFDLAQVIIDKRRVQGVAGRRGATFGNLFSKVVFCAVCGGRMRFRDKGTPPKGQKYLVCDGKLRGLGCTHNTYHRYGFLEKNMLNGLFREIDLASIVRENELRPDLKIERDLVSFKIKEKTTQAELLLESFDADSIEVVKEKITALHLEISELKKRKLQLSKSIREQEHHTPIEERLNHIEKLRHKMASSNDNELYKIRAAIAQEIRQVVQRIVFKPDGSLTAYIGGEGTCIPDADGAMYAYDVRKGRKEWMRFALKND from the coding sequence ATGAAGAACAAAAAACCCCAAGCTTACAGCTACATACGAATGTCGACTGAAATCCAGCTAAAGGGCGATAGTTTAAGACGTCAACTTGAAGCAACCCGCACATACGCTCAAGGGCGGGGGTTGGAACTAGACGAAGAACTCACCGACATTGGTAAATCAGGATACACGCAAGACAACCTTGAAACAGGCGCATTGGGCAAGTTCATGGAACTCGTCCGCATCGGGGAAATACCTGCTGGCTCATTTTTGATTATTGAAAGCCTTGACCGGCTGTCCCGGGCAAAACCGCTTTCGGCTTTTCGGTTGTTCAGTGAAATAGTCGAACATGGATTAACCATTGTTACACTCCATGACAAACAAGAATACACTGAAGAAAGCCTGAACAGGGACCACGGGTCTTTATTTGTTTCACTAGGATCAATGATCCGCGCCCATGAAGAGTCGGCAATAAAATCTGAAAGGTTAACCCGAGTATGGCGTGAAAAGCAGCGTCAGGCTCGTGAAAACAAAAAACCGGTGACAAGCAAGGCTCCCGCATGGCTTTCGTTGTCTGATGATAAACTTCATTATGTGCTAATGCCTACTCGTTCAGAAGTCATACAACAGGTTTTTGATGATGCTATTTCCGGTTTGGGCAAAAGAAGGATCGCTATTCAGCTTAACGAAGCTGGGGTAAAACCTTGGGGAAAATCAAACGGGTGGCAACCTAGCTACATTGCTAAAATTTTAACTAATCCAGCCACATATGGTCGTTATCAGCCAATGACTGGGAAGCACCCTAACCGTGTGCCTCTCGGTGAGCCGATTGACGGTTACTTCCCTCCTGCGATCAACCGGGAAACTTTTGATTTGGCTCAAGTGATTATCGACAAACGGCGGGTCCAAGGCGTGGCGGGCAGAAGGGGTGCAACGTTCGGAAATCTTTTTTCAAAAGTTGTTTTTTGCGCAGTGTGTGGCGGTAGAATGCGTTTCCGTGATAAGGGCACCCCTCCAAAAGGGCAAAAATATCTTGTCTGTGATGGAAAACTCCGTGGTCTGGGCTGCACTCACAACACCTATCATCGATATGGTTTTTTAGAAAAAAATATGTTGAATGGGCTTTTTCGTGAAATTGACTTAGCAAGTATTGTAAGAGAAAATGAACTACGCCCGGACTTGAAAATTGAACGTGATTTAGTTTCATTTAAGATAAAGGAAAAAACAACACAAGCGGAACTACTATTAGAGTCATTTGATGCAGACTCGATTGAAGTTGTAAAAGAAAAAATAACTGCTCTTCATTTAGAAATATCTGAACTAAAAAAACGTAAGTTACAACTTTCAAAAAGTATCCGTGAACAAGAACATCATACACCAATAGAAGAAAGACTAAATCACATTGAAAAGTTACGCCATAAAATGGCATCCTCAAATGACAATGAACTATATAAAATCCGCGCAGCCATTGCTCAAGAAATCCGGCAAGTTGTTCAACGGATTGTCTTCAAGCCAGACGGCTCCTTGACGGCATATATCGGCGGTGAGGGAACATGTATACCTGATGCAGATGGGGCTATGTATGCATATGATGTTCGAAAAGGCCGAAAGGAATGGATGCGATTTGCGTTAAAAAATGACTAG
- the tnpC gene encoding IS66 family transposase, with the protein MSNAVLPNDPKALKAILADRDEYISELQEQVRWLKAVIHAATSERRAKPNANERQYSLFDEAEAVAAEFLKADDSTVAVPSHTRRKRGRRPIPPTFPRVEVVHDLPEEDKTCPCGSPLTRIGEEVSEKVDFIPAKIQVVRHVRPKYACRECEGVEDDSPTVKIAPMPPQVIPKGIATPGLLAYVLASKFVDGLPFYRQERMFARLGLDVSRSTMCGWALRVAEACEPIMGLLHEEILSGPVLNLDETTVQVLKEPGRKNTSKSYMWLARGGPPGKPGVLFHYSPSRSGKIAEELVRDFSGYLQTDGYAGYNALGEREGIIHVGCMAHVRRKFMDVLKAGTKKRGTAQEVVDLIAQLYGLEKQARQAGFDADRIQAMRQNQSRQIMDTIKALLLERGQPTPPKSLLGRAIAYALGQWERVETYLEDGILLPDNNLAENAIRPFAVGRKNWLFSGSPRGAAASAALYSLVETAKANGLEPLRYLHFLFEELPGVKSDDERRSLLPQYLAPEELV; encoded by the coding sequence ATGAGCAACGCAGTCCTGCCAAATGATCCCAAGGCTTTGAAAGCCATCCTTGCCGACCGGGACGAATACATTTCCGAGTTGCAGGAGCAGGTCCGGTGGCTCAAGGCCGTCATTCATGCGGCGACTTCGGAACGTCGAGCCAAGCCCAATGCCAATGAACGGCAGTATTCGTTGTTTGACGAGGCGGAGGCTGTTGCTGCTGAGTTTCTGAAAGCCGACGACAGCACCGTCGCCGTGCCCAGCCATACCCGCAGGAAGAGAGGTCGGCGTCCCATTCCGCCAACTTTCCCCCGTGTGGAAGTTGTTCACGACCTGCCTGAAGAGGACAAGACGTGCCCCTGCGGCTCTCCTTTGACCCGCATCGGTGAAGAGGTCAGCGAAAAGGTGGACTTCATTCCGGCAAAGATTCAGGTGGTGCGCCACGTCCGGCCCAAGTACGCCTGCCGCGAGTGCGAGGGCGTGGAGGACGACAGCCCCACCGTGAAGATAGCCCCTATGCCGCCGCAGGTAATTCCCAAGGGCATCGCCACACCTGGTCTCCTGGCCTATGTCCTGGCTTCCAAGTTTGTGGACGGGCTGCCGTTTTATCGCCAAGAGCGCATGTTCGCCAGGTTGGGCCTGGATGTTTCCCGGAGCACCATGTGCGGCTGGGCTCTGCGGGTCGCCGAGGCTTGTGAGCCGATCATGGGCCTTCTGCACGAAGAGATTCTGTCTGGGCCGGTCTTGAATCTGGATGAAACCACGGTGCAGGTGTTGAAAGAACCTGGCCGGAAGAACACGAGCAAATCGTATATGTGGCTCGCCCGAGGCGGACCTCCTGGAAAACCCGGCGTACTCTTTCATTATTCGCCCTCGCGTTCCGGCAAGATTGCCGAGGAGTTGGTGCGCGATTTTTCAGGCTACCTGCAAACCGACGGTTATGCGGGGTACAACGCACTGGGAGAGCGGGAGGGCATCATCCATGTGGGCTGCATGGCGCACGTGCGACGCAAATTCATGGACGTGCTCAAGGCCGGGACAAAGAAACGCGGCACGGCTCAGGAGGTGGTCGATCTTATTGCTCAACTCTACGGCCTGGAAAAACAGGCCCGGCAAGCGGGCTTTGATGCGGATCGCATCCAGGCCATGCGTCAGAACCAGTCCCGTCAGATCATGGACACCATAAAGGCCTTGCTTCTGGAGCGGGGACAGCCCACGCCGCCCAAAAGCCTTCTCGGGCGGGCTATAGCCTATGCCTTGGGACAGTGGGAACGAGTTGAAACGTATCTTGAAGACGGAATCTTGCTGCCAGATAACAATTTGGCCGAAAACGCCATCCGTCCCTTTGCGGTTGGTCGGAAGAACTGGCTCTTTTCAGGTTCACCCAGAGGCGCTGCAGCAAGCGCGGCCTTGTACAGCTTGGTCGAGACGGCGAAGGCCAATGGACTGGAACCATTGCGATATCTGCACTTTCTCTTTGAAGAGCTGCCGGGCGTGAAGTCGGATGATGAGAGAAGAAGCTTGTTGCCGCAGTATCTTGCCCCTGAAGAACTGGTGTGA